The Lactuca sativa cultivar Salinas chromosome 2, Lsat_Salinas_v11, whole genome shotgun sequence genome includes the window AACTTCGGCCACCCACAGCCTCCCTTTCCCTCTTCAGAGAAAGGCACCGTTCACCGGAGCACCTCACCGTCTTTCCTAGAAGCAGATTCGTGACTGCTAGCAGCCATGCCGAAACATTACAGGCCTCCAGTAAGTTTCAAACGAAACATACAAGTAATTCCTTAAACGGAAGAATACTGTTTTTTATGTTGCGTTTTTACTTGTCTTCTGCAggggaagaagaaggaagggaacGCCGCCAGATACATCACCAGGTCTCAGGCCGTTAAGTACCTGCAAGTCAGTCTTTCCGTGTTCAGGTATTAATTTGCTTTGAAGCTTGGCGTATGTTTATGAGCTGAGATAAGAAGCACAAAAGCTCAATGATTGAATTTACAATCGATATTCGCGTAGTTAAATGTATATTCATATCGAGTGTTTTGAATGAGGGTGTAAAACgaagaatttgaaagaagttTTCGTTGTGAAACGTATTGATTTATCTTCAATGAGCATTAAAGGGGAGAATTTGAGATAAGAAGTCCAGAACCCTAATTTGATGTCATTTAGTACCATGAAGGGTCTTATTGACATAAAAAGCAAAACATCTAATAGAGTGGATTTGAATAGTTACTCTTTTCTGTTGTATTTGATATCTATATGTTTGAGTATTCAGCCATAACATGCTATGTATTTTCAATTATGTATACTAATAATCTAAATGTTTTGGTTGTTTTTGATTCAATAGGAGATTATGTATCTTCAAAGGTGTGTTTCCTCGGGACCCGAAGAAGAAGGTGAAGGGAAACCACCATACCTATTATCACATGAAAGATATTTTGTTTCTTAAACATGAGCCACTTCTTGACAAGTTTCGTGAGATGAGAGCATATGAGAAAAAGGTAAAGAAAGCAATGTCTAAGAAGAACAAAGATCTTGCTGAACGCCTCTTGACACGCAAACCTTCTTACACACTTGATATGCTTATCAGAGAGAGGTTAGCATGACTATATCCAAACTTATATACCATTTTTTGTTGCGTTTCCTTATTATGTCCTTACTTTTTACAAATTTGACTTCAGGTATCCAAAGTTCATTGATGCATTAAGAGATTTAGATGATGGCCTCACCATGGTGCATCTTTTTGCTGCATTACCTGCTATAGAAAGGGAAAATATCCAAGCAGAAAGAATCCATAACTGTAGAGGGTATGTGTGATTGTCTTCCCATATTTTGAAATCTGAAGTTGACCTTTGTTTTTATCCGATTTTATATcttaatgttttatatgtttctttAGGTTGAGTCTTGAATGGCAAGCATATGTCTCTCGCACACATAAATTGCGAAAGGCTTTCATATCTGTGAAAGGCATATATTACCAGGTACATAAATCATCACATATATAAATTTGATGTTATGTAGAATGTAAATTTACCATTCTGCCCTTTTCAGGCTGAGGTTGAAGGGCAGAAAATCACATGGTTGACTCCTCATGCACTACAACAAGTAATGCCTCAAGATGTTGATTACAAGATCATGCTTACATTCTTGGAATTCTATGAGGTTTATGATAATCATCAAGCTTCTACCTTATGAATATTTTCCATTTGTTTATCTTTTGTTTCAACTCTTTACTTACATATAACATGAttaaatatgcagactcttcttgGATTTGTTAATCTCAGACTTTACAATTCGATTAATTTGAAATATCCACCTATTCTTGATCCCCGATTGAAAGCTTTAGCTGCAGGTATGATTTTTCTACCATATGATAAAATATCAATGAACATGGTGTATTAAATTCCATAAATCTTGATACTTTTTGCAGATTTATATGCTTTGACAAGGTATGTTGATGCTAAAGACAAAAAAGATGGAGGAAATCATGAAGAATCTGAACTTAGATTAGCTCAACTTCAAGACCAACTTCCTGCTAATGAACCTGGTGCATTAATGCATCTTGTTGAAAACACTGCTGATgaaaatgaagatgatgaagaaacAACTGCATGTAAAACCCTTTTCAAAGACATAACATTCTTCTTGAGTCGTGAGGTAAATAAagtcgaatatatatatatatatatatatatatatatatatatatatatatatatttgtaatttaTTAATTCTTTCATCTTGTTAAAGTGAGTgtctttgtttattttttttacaggT containing:
- the LOC111898619 gene encoding pescadillo homolog, with the translated sequence MPKHYRPPGKKKEGNAARYITRSQAVKYLQVSLSVFRRLCIFKGVFPRDPKKKVKGNHHTYYHMKDILFLKHEPLLDKFREMRAYEKKVKKAMSKKNKDLAERLLTRKPSYTLDMLIRERYPKFIDALRDLDDGLTMVHLFAALPAIERENIQAERIHNCRGLSLEWQAYVSRTHKLRKAFISVKGIYYQAEVEGQKITWLTPHALQQVMPQDVDYKIMLTFLEFYETLLGFVNLRLYNSINLKYPPILDPRLKALAADLYALTRYVDAKDKKDGGNHEESELRLAQLQDQLPANEPGALMHLVENTADENEDDEETTACKTLFKDITFFLSREVPRESLLFVITAFGGVVSWEGDGAPFEESNQSINYQIVDRPTQSHRFISRDYIQPQWVFDCINARVILPTEEYMVGKVLPPHLSPFVDNEAEGYVPEYAETIKRLQAAARKEILPMPGGEQDDFDNAQNLLAEGIIDRAKAKEAAERKRKMEVFQAQYHEELKAELEGKTDTNTPTTPKESKKKKKKEKNVDDEEEEEIEDDGNLKQFADDNDNMSKVAMSRKKRRLYEAMKISQERKKASVDTLKTRKKNIQKSKKTTSD